One window of the Chryseobacterium camelliae genome contains the following:
- a CDS encoding T9SS type A sorting domain-containing protein, which produces MRKSLFAIGLLAASYSVQAQNILCHVDTNANMYVSKGTLVYSGGGMQMKGNGKIENHGNVMVAGSSSDSFKTIDASNVDKVESNGGDNFVNVINEPNSYATVNTNSSSATPSYTYGQLFITGIPQSNITGIVDQQYKAVSHGAYQQVGMPFYAKTLSTLNSELGKTFSGVRGSGNDILQWNNDNVVFNHFTNLTYRIGIDSPLYAYYILGGTNLDVSGSTRTLKGRPFSDTSGTSVTLTGAGANVTFGAGGGNVNQYNEKYWSYVQDGFHIASGGTAWQGNYGKNIYQFSNPFLTNLDLRWIATNESATTGDGINLSNIQAVRFEVSGVQYSNTNNGGGGSASYKFVSFASNLPAGSPSTGGSTTVPTGDLDYLVVRPMSTFVIKLKDNTAANQVLNFNNLRRFNYFSRAASTDYGVSASKSSTSTSGTVKQLGIIGLDANGNEVARTYYVVFPNGTTGHSSNALTQISTPSGNVLGTFEEDPAGGYDNNYTSQYWLYINEANENNFKGKNIKMVNYDLSKIKSYKFEIRENAELVSNGTHQLSTGIGFYYKTPNGTAQAAVQGGVVPVSDAVFDLYYGEPNSVLAVDNTSVKPSRTMVVYNPDVTNYIVRFDPNWKKADIEVYDMSGKLVISKKAVSTSKDFVIELDNALKNSYVVKIVSDKGETVNTKILK; this is translated from the coding sequence ATGAGAAAAAGTTTATTTGCTATTGGCCTTTTAGCAGCCAGTTATTCTGTTCAGGCGCAGAATATTTTGTGTCATGTAGACACAAACGCTAATATGTATGTAAGCAAGGGAACGCTGGTCTACAGCGGGGGAGGCATGCAGATGAAAGGAAACGGTAAGATCGAAAACCATGGTAACGTTATGGTTGCAGGATCTTCTTCCGATTCTTTCAAAACAATCGATGCTTCAAATGTTGACAAAGTTGAGAGTAACGGTGGAGACAACTTCGTTAATGTGATTAACGAACCGAATTCTTACGCAACTGTCAACACCAATTCTTCATCGGCAACACCTTCGTACACCTATGGTCAGCTTTTTATTACAGGTATTCCGCAGTCCAATATTACAGGGATTGTAGATCAGCAGTATAAAGCAGTGAGCCATGGTGCCTATCAGCAGGTGGGTATGCCTTTCTATGCAAAAACGTTATCTACATTAAATTCTGAATTGGGTAAAACCTTTTCAGGAGTACGAGGTTCCGGGAACGATATCCTCCAGTGGAACAATGATAATGTTGTATTTAATCATTTTACAAACCTTACTTACAGAATAGGTATTGATTCTCCTTTGTATGCATATTACATTCTTGGAGGAACCAATCTTGATGTAAGCGGTTCAACCAGGACATTAAAAGGACGTCCTTTTTCTGATACCAGCGGTACTTCTGTGACGTTAACCGGCGCAGGTGCCAATGTTACTTTCGGTGCAGGAGGAGGCAACGTTAACCAGTACAATGAAAAATACTGGTCATATGTTCAGGATGGATTCCATATTGCATCCGGTGGAACAGCATGGCAGGGTAATTACGGTAAAAATATCTACCAGTTTTCAAACCCTTTCCTGACAAACCTTGATCTTAGATGGATTGCTACCAATGAAAGCGCAACAACCGGAGATGGGATCAATCTGAGCAACATTCAGGCGGTTAGGTTTGAAGTAAGCGGTGTTCAATATTCCAATACCAACAATGGTGGCGGTGGTTCTGCATCGTACAAGTTTGTTTCTTTTGCAAGTAATCTGCCGGCAGGATCGCCTTCTACAGGAGGGTCTACAACTGTACCGACAGGAGACCTGGATTATCTTGTAGTACGTCCTATGAGTACTTTCGTAATCAAACTGAAGGATAATACAGCGGCTAACCAGGTATTGAATTTTAATAACCTGAGAAGATTCAATTATTTCAGCAGGGCGGCAAGTACCGATTATGGTGTGTCTGCAAGCAAGTCGAGCACTTCAACTTCAGGAACGGTAAAACAATTGGGTATTATTGGTCTTGATGCCAATGGAAATGAAGTGGCAAGAACCTATTATGTGGTTTTTCCTAACGGAACTACGGGGCACTCCAGTAATGCTCTGACTCAGATTTCTACTCCTTCAGGAAACGTTTTAGGAACCTTTGAAGAGGATCCGGCAGGAGGGTATGACAATAACTATACCAGCCAGTACTGGTTATACATCAATGAAGCCAACGAAAATAATTTTAAGGGCAAGAATATTAAGATGGTCAATTATGACCTTTCTAAAATCAAATCATATAAATTTGAGATCAGAGAGAATGCAGAATTGGTTTCCAACGGTACGCATCAGCTGTCGACAGGAATCGGGTTCTATTATAAAACTCCGAACGGAACCGCTCAGGCAGCAGTGCAGGGTGGTGTAGTGCCGGTTTCTGATGCCGTATTTGATTTATACTACGGTGAGCCTAACAGCGTTCTTGCGGTGGATAACACTTCAGTAAAACCTTCCAGAACGATGGTGGTTTATAATCCTGATGTTACCAATTATATAGTAAGATTTGATCCAAACTGGAAAAAAGCAGATATTGAAGTTTATGATATGAGTGGCAAGCTTGTTATCTCTAAAAAAGCAGTAAGTACTTCTAAGGATTTCGTTATCGAACTGGATAATGCACTTAAAAATTCTTATGTAGTTAAGATTGTGTCGGATAAGGGAGAAACTGTTAACACCAAAATCTTAAAATAA
- a CDS encoding signal peptidase, with protein sequence MKTIINKLISALFLVTALWMNAQGGGTPSMPNPGASNPNNGVGGVTPGAQASPIDMYVLALGIVAIMLIVFFTKRYKSHKI encoded by the coding sequence ATGAAAACAATAATCAATAAACTAATATCCGCTCTTTTTCTTGTCACTGCATTGTGGATGAATGCGCAGGGAGGAGGTACTCCAAGCATGCCTAATCCGGGAGCTTCTAACCCTAATAACGGTGTTGGAGGAGTAACTCCGGGGGCACAGGCTTCACCAATCGATATGTACGTGTTGGCATTGGGAATCGTGGCAATAATGCTCATTGTATTTTTTACGAAGAGATACAAGAGCCATAAAATATAA
- a CDS encoding peroxiredoxin family protein yields the protein MKKIYVLSAILLSLCFQAQFTVTIQAPADFQDQDAVLYTLNGSKDIIATKEPSKNHIWTFKYPKHYMGMMKVYLPSSNNSFNFISENKNVNITFTTEKNKIKDVMYQDESNELMSRFQENSQKRQLILPALTQIKEYYKETTEFGKALKSEISRLSIQTGDIDQSKHPFIYYYNTNYDKFIAEGNAKKATQEEIINFIDKSNDMLESSSLLRPLLVAYLNTGGNTNVAGSVDKLLDRLKVETPRGQTVLSELIDIFDVYDMSELKSKYLNLARNLKCTITDRLASTLKSNANVEMGAVFPNYKFQSPVNTTARSLYDVKADKKVIVFWSSTCSHCENELPKLLEKYNELKARNIQVIGFSLDVDRDSYMNKIKAFPWINDSELKGWNSSFADTYNIHATPTYFILDANNKIISKPEHVGDVLEYFKLK from the coding sequence ATGAAAAAGATTTATGTATTATCAGCAATACTCCTCAGCCTCTGCTTTCAGGCACAGTTTACAGTAACGATCCAGGCTCCCGCCGACTTTCAGGATCAGGATGCTGTCCTCTATACGCTAAATGGATCTAAAGATATTATTGCAACTAAAGAACCGTCTAAAAACCATATCTGGACTTTTAAATATCCCAAACATTATATGGGAATGATGAAGGTATATCTTCCATCCAGTAACAATAGCTTTAATTTCATTTCAGAGAATAAGAATGTCAATATTACATTCACTACTGAAAAGAATAAAATTAAGGATGTCATGTACCAGGATGAATCCAATGAGTTGATGAGCCGGTTTCAGGAGAATTCACAGAAACGTCAGCTGATCCTGCCTGCACTCACCCAGATTAAGGAATATTATAAAGAAACTACGGAATTCGGGAAGGCTTTAAAAAGTGAGATCTCCAGGCTTTCTATTCAGACCGGGGATATAGATCAGTCAAAGCATCCGTTTATCTATTACTACAATACTAATTACGATAAGTTTATAGCCGAAGGGAATGCTAAGAAGGCAACCCAGGAAGAAATCATTAATTTCATTGATAAGTCCAATGATATGCTGGAAAGCTCGTCATTGCTCAGGCCTTTATTGGTTGCTTATTTAAATACAGGCGGTAACACCAATGTTGCAGGATCTGTAGATAAACTTCTTGACCGTCTTAAAGTTGAAACACCGCGCGGACAGACCGTGTTATCCGAGCTTATTGATATTTTTGATGTTTACGATATGTCTGAGCTTAAGAGCAAATACCTCAACCTTGCTAGAAACCTTAAGTGTACTATAACCGACAGGCTGGCTTCTACATTGAAATCCAATGCGAATGTAGAAATGGGGGCTGTTTTCCCGAACTATAAGTTTCAGTCGCCGGTCAATACGACTGCCAGGTCTTTATACGATGTAAAAGCAGATAAAAAGGTTATTGTTTTCTGGTCTTCTACCTGCTCACACTGTGAAAATGAGCTTCCGAAGCTGCTTGAGAAATACAATGAGCTTAAGGCTAGAAATATCCAGGTGATAGGATTCTCATTGGATGTAGACCGAGATTCGTATATGAATAAGATCAAGGCATTCCCATGGATCAATGACTCCGAACTGAAGGGATGGAACAGCAGTTTTGCAGATACCTATAATATTCATGCAACACCAACCTATTTTATTTTAGATGCTAACAATAAGATAATCAGCAAGCCAGAACATGTAGGGGATGTTTTGGAATATTTTAAGCTAAAATAA
- a CDS encoding HlyD family secretion protein — protein MEKDTLDTIELRSESVQDILTQPPHWMIRWGNTIILIILVMVLIMSYLIKYPEFVPAPVVVTSQNPPEKLEARTNSKIEKIFIKNHQEVRKNDILMVMQSTANYQDVLALKKIVDSLTPSQLQSFPLHETSHFKLGELQGDYNSFAKAFQDEALFTRLQPYAPENLAANQSISEYRARIATLQQQKKLEQAKYELTRKSYQRSQDLFNQGVISAVELENEKIKFIQEQQNLENINISLSQMEEGISNLNKTKSGTAISTEKDKITYSSQTLQLFEQLRKALKQWEQNYLIVSSTDGVASFQQFFGENQFVKTGDAILTILPENKEQLVGRMSVPSVNSGKVKTGEKVLIKLDNYRFQEYGIIEGRVQNISMSPDDKGNYYVDVTLPKGLRTSYNKTLPFDKELRGNAEIVTQDLRLIERFFYQMRKLLGYQS, from the coding sequence ATGGAAAAAGATACTTTAGATACTATTGAACTCCGTTCTGAAAGCGTACAGGACATTCTTACACAACCCCCTCACTGGATGATCCGGTGGGGCAATACGATTATACTCATTATTCTGGTAATGGTACTTATTATGAGCTACCTGATCAAGTATCCTGAGTTTGTTCCCGCCCCTGTTGTGGTAACCTCTCAAAATCCGCCGGAAAAGCTGGAGGCAAGGACCAATTCCAAGATTGAGAAGATCTTCATTAAAAACCATCAGGAAGTCCGTAAAAATGATATCTTAATGGTTATGCAGTCAACTGCCAATTACCAGGATGTGCTGGCTCTTAAAAAGATCGTTGACTCGTTAACACCCAGCCAGCTGCAGTCATTCCCGTTACATGAAACCTCACACTTTAAGCTGGGGGAACTTCAGGGTGATTACAACAGTTTTGCAAAGGCATTTCAGGATGAAGCCTTATTTACAAGGCTACAGCCATACGCCCCGGAAAACCTGGCTGCCAATCAGAGCATTTCGGAATACCGCGCCAGGATCGCTACCCTTCAGCAACAGAAAAAGCTGGAACAGGCTAAATATGAACTCACCAGGAAAAGCTATCAGCGTTCACAGGATCTGTTTAACCAGGGCGTTATTTCAGCGGTAGAGCTGGAAAATGAAAAGATAAAGTTCATCCAGGAACAACAGAATCTGGAAAACATCAATATTTCTCTGTCACAGATGGAAGAAGGCATCTCCAATCTTAACAAGACCAAAAGCGGCACAGCCATCAGTACTGAAAAAGATAAGATCACCTATTCTTCCCAGACGCTTCAACTGTTCGAGCAGCTCAGAAAAGCCTTAAAGCAATGGGAACAGAATTACCTTATTGTTTCTTCAACCGACGGTGTGGCAAGTTTTCAGCAGTTTTTCGGGGAAAACCAATTCGTGAAAACAGGAGATGCAATCCTGACAATCCTTCCTGAAAACAAAGAGCAGCTGGTAGGCAGGATGTCGGTGCCTTCTGTCAACTCAGGTAAGGTAAAGACCGGAGAAAAAGTGCTCATCAAGCTGGATAACTATCGCTTTCAGGAATATGGCATCATTGAAGGACGTGTCCAGAATATATCCATGTCTCCTGATGATAAAGGCAATTATTATGTAGACGTAACCCTTCCGAAAGGTTTGCGCACCTCTTACAACAAAACACTTCCGTTTGATAAAGAGCTTCGCGGAAATGCAGAAATTGTTACCCAGGATCTGAGGCTTATCGAAAGATTCTTCTATCAGATGAGAAAACTTCTGGGATACCAGAGTTAA
- a CDS encoding peptidase domain-containing ABC transporter, which yields MKSFPFYRQPDSKDCGPTCLRIVSKYYGKSISLQQIRNLSETTREGSSLLGLSDAAEDLGFRSLGVQIDFKTLTEEVPFPCIVHWNKNHFVVVYKIDKNNKVYISDPSYGLITYTREEFIKLWIGENATEETEEGIVLILETTPAFFQTEFDDKESKASFSFLSKYLLKYKSLVSQLAIGLLAGSLLSLIFPFLTQSIVDVGIQNQDLNFIYLVLLAQIMLFIGRMGIEVIRSWILLHLSARINISIISDFFIKLMKLPISFFDTRMTGDIMQRINDHHRIEQLLTSSSLNTLFSLVNLIIFSIVLLLYDYRLFAVYLIGAVAYVGWITFFLNRRKELDYKRFSQVSQEQSKVIELINGMQEIKMHNAEKQKRWDWEFLQVKLFKIRIKSLSLEQWQSVGGNFINQMKDILVSFLSAKLVLSGNLTLGMMLSVQYIIGQLNSPLLQLIDFIRQFQDAKISLERLGEIHDKEDEESKDEQYVTDLPQQDIEIENMSFRYVGSDLFVFENLNLTIPHQKTTAIVGASGSGKSTLLKLLMKFYEPSQGDIRLGNTNLKNISPRFWRDHCGVVMQEGYVFNDTIANNIAVGEDYVDKQKLRKAVDIAHIKEFIEGLPLSYNTKIGNEGVGVSGGQKQRLFIARAVYKSPEYIFFDEATSALDANNEKIIMENLEQFFKGKTAIVIAHRLSTVKHADKIIVLDRGKVVEEGSHTELVALRGEYYRLVKNQLELGN from the coding sequence TTGAAATCTTTTCCTTTTTACCGCCAGCCGGACTCTAAAGACTGCGGCCCGACCTGCCTCCGTATTGTAAGCAAATATTATGGAAAGAGTATTTCCTTGCAGCAGATCCGTAACCTTTCCGAAACGACCCGTGAAGGCAGCAGCCTGCTGGGGCTAAGTGACGCCGCTGAAGACCTGGGATTCAGGTCGCTGGGTGTACAGATTGATTTTAAAACCCTTACTGAGGAAGTTCCGTTCCCGTGTATCGTACACTGGAACAAAAATCATTTTGTAGTCGTTTATAAAATAGACAAAAATAACAAAGTATATATTTCAGATCCGAGTTACGGGCTTATTACCTATACCCGTGAGGAGTTCATTAAACTATGGATCGGAGAAAATGCTACAGAAGAGACCGAGGAAGGAATTGTCCTGATCCTGGAAACTACGCCTGCATTTTTCCAGACCGAATTTGATGATAAGGAAAGCAAAGCCAGCTTTTCCTTCCTGTCCAAATACCTCCTTAAGTACAAGTCGCTCGTCAGTCAGCTTGCCATCGGACTGCTTGCGGGAAGTTTACTGTCCCTGATCTTTCCTTTCCTTACGCAGAGTATTGTGGATGTCGGAATCCAGAATCAGGACCTGAACTTTATTTACCTTGTGCTTCTGGCCCAGATCATGCTTTTCATCGGAAGAATGGGCATTGAAGTCATCCGGAGCTGGATTCTTCTTCATCTGTCTGCCCGGATCAATATTTCCATCATTTCAGATTTCTTCATCAAACTGATGAAGCTGCCGATCAGTTTCTTTGATACACGGATGACGGGAGATATCATGCAGAGGATCAATGACCACCACAGAATCGAACAGCTCCTGACCAGCTCTTCACTGAATACTTTATTTTCTCTGGTCAACCTGATCATTTTCAGCATCGTCCTGTTATTGTATGATTACCGGCTTTTTGCAGTATACCTGATAGGTGCTGTTGCGTATGTAGGATGGATTACCTTTTTCCTTAACCGAAGAAAAGAGCTGGATTACAAAAGATTCTCGCAGGTTTCCCAGGAACAGAGCAAAGTTATAGAGCTGATCAATGGGATGCAGGAAATTAAAATGCATAATGCTGAAAAGCAAAAACGGTGGGACTGGGAATTCCTTCAGGTGAAACTGTTTAAGATCAGGATCAAATCCCTCTCCTTGGAGCAATGGCAGTCGGTAGGCGGAAATTTCATCAATCAGATGAAGGATATCCTGGTGAGTTTCCTATCCGCCAAACTGGTTCTGAGCGGTAACCTCACCTTAGGGATGATGCTTTCTGTACAGTATATTATCGGGCAACTGAACAGTCCCCTCCTTCAGCTGATTGACTTTATCAGACAGTTCCAGGATGCCAAAATATCTCTGGAAAGGCTCGGGGAAATCCATGATAAGGAAGATGAAGAAAGCAAGGATGAGCAGTACGTCACTGATCTTCCCCAGCAGGATATTGAAATTGAAAATATGTCTTTCCGTTATGTAGGTTCGGACCTGTTTGTATTCGAAAACCTTAACCTGACCATTCCTCACCAGAAAACCACAGCTATTGTAGGGGCCAGCGGAAGCGGAAAAAGCACTTTGCTGAAACTGCTGATGAAATTTTACGAGCCCAGCCAGGGAGACATCAGGCTCGGCAATACCAATCTTAAAAATATTTCACCGCGTTTCTGGAGGGATCATTGTGGTGTCGTAATGCAGGAAGGATATGTATTCAATGATACGATTGCCAATAATATTGCGGTTGGCGAAGATTATGTGGATAAACAGAAACTCAGAAAAGCTGTGGACATTGCCCACATCAAAGAGTTCATTGAAGGCCTTCCGCTAAGCTACAATACGAAGATCGGGAATGAAGGTGTCGGGGTGAGCGGCGGACAAAAACAGCGGCTGTTTATTGCAAGAGCGGTTTATAAGTCACCGGAGTACATCTTCTTCGATGAAGCGACTTCCGCACTGGATGCGAATAACGAGAAGATCATCATGGAAAACCTTGAGCAATTCTTCAAAGGCAAGACGGCTATTGTTATTGCCCACAGGCTTTCAACGGTAAAACATGCGGACAAGATTATCGTACTGGACAGAGGAAAGGTGGTAGAGGAAGGCAGCCATACAGAATTGGTGGCTTTAAGGGGTGAATACTACAGGCTGGTAAAAAACCAGCTGGAACTCGGAAATTAA
- a CDS encoding bacteriocin-like protein: MKNLKKMTREDLKTIKGGYRMCPDDGDCGPDWCCANGACRLISGASASTYLCTYYPID, translated from the coding sequence ATGAAAAATCTAAAGAAAATGACAAGAGAAGACCTGAAAACCATTAAAGGTGGCTACAGGATGTGTCCGGATGACGGAGACTGCGGACCGGACTGGTGTTGTGCCAACGGAGCATGCAGGCTGATTTCCGGAGCGAGTGCAAGTACTTATCTTTGCACCTATTATCCAATAGACTAA
- a CDS encoding vitamin K epoxide reductase family protein, producing the protein MQFDKLIQHLKLDKQEFIFQFNSHPNYPSALAFSDTLNFMGVKNDAYELDKQYWDELPDEFIAIVDDSFSLVRKSGNQYTVYAEKVKTLSKAELHSRSTDFILLFEKNENTESKTVNSIKPLLYIASAVIVLYSVVSQSWYEVLFNLISLAGVYISLEIFNQKFGSTSTVISSICGDTSANQNVNSCNKIINQDKTSILGLKFSDFSLIYFTGLLVMGLFLPATAMLIKGITLLSMMAVGYSVYIQAFVEKTYCRVCLIIISLLVAQLLLSFLFFGNTYMDYRIILLSIALWIAVLSLVLYLNNVLGEKETLQKSNSKNLRFKRNYELFKRELTESEKIQFSDQETFSVGKKDGRVRISVVSNPYCGFCKDAHTILEKLLEQYPDDLSVQIRFNYSADQKNDKFTGLISDFMSIYRQKPETEFIKAVDLWFKTKDESKIKTLAGTDTQHEDLTPLIHMSIENKEAGLNFTPIFLINGYQFPEKYDREDIYYFISELIEDEDL; encoded by the coding sequence ATGCAATTCGATAAACTCATCCAACACCTTAAACTTGATAAGCAGGAATTCATTTTTCAGTTCAATTCGCATCCCAATTATCCTTCTGCCCTGGCATTCAGTGACACGCTGAACTTCATGGGAGTAAAAAACGATGCTTATGAACTGGACAAACAATACTGGGATGAGCTTCCGGATGAATTCATTGCTATAGTGGATGATTCATTTTCATTAGTCAGGAAATCAGGAAACCAGTATACTGTTTATGCAGAAAAAGTAAAAACACTGAGCAAAGCAGAGTTGCACTCACGGTCAACAGACTTCATACTCTTATTCGAGAAAAATGAAAATACGGAAAGTAAGACTGTTAACAGCATTAAACCTCTGCTGTACATTGCTTCTGCGGTTATCGTCCTGTATTCAGTGGTAAGCCAGTCATGGTATGAAGTACTTTTCAACCTGATATCTTTAGCCGGCGTATATATTTCACTGGAGATTTTCAACCAGAAATTCGGAAGTACATCAACCGTTATCAGCAGCATCTGTGGAGACACTTCTGCTAACCAGAACGTTAATTCATGCAACAAAATCATTAATCAGGATAAGACCAGCATTCTTGGCCTGAAGTTTTCAGATTTCTCCCTGATTTATTTTACAGGGCTTTTGGTGATGGGCCTTTTTTTACCGGCTACAGCCATGCTGATCAAGGGGATTACATTGCTATCTATGATGGCCGTGGGATATTCGGTATACATCCAGGCTTTTGTGGAAAAGACCTATTGCCGTGTCTGCCTGATCATCATTTCTCTTCTTGTAGCCCAGTTACTCCTCAGTTTCCTGTTCTTCGGGAATACTTATATGGATTACAGAATAATTTTACTGAGCATTGCTTTATGGATCGCTGTACTCTCGCTGGTTCTCTATCTTAACAATGTGTTGGGTGAAAAGGAAACCCTGCAGAAATCCAATTCCAAAAACCTGAGGTTCAAAAGAAATTACGAGCTCTTCAAAAGGGAACTCACAGAGAGTGAAAAAATACAGTTCAGTGATCAGGAAACATTCTCTGTAGGGAAAAAAGATGGCAGAGTTCGTATTTCAGTAGTGTCCAATCCTTACTGCGGATTCTGTAAAGATGCGCATACCATACTGGAAAAACTGTTAGAACAATATCCTGATGACCTATCCGTCCAGATACGTTTTAATTACTCGGCAGATCAGAAAAACGATAAATTTACCGGCCTGATATCAGATTTTATGTCCATTTACAGACAGAAGCCTGAAACGGAGTTTATCAAGGCAGTGGACCTATGGTTCAAAACCAAGGACGAAAGCAAAATCAAAACTCTTGCAGGTACCGATACGCAGCATGAAGATCTCACTCCACTGATTCACATGTCTATAGAAAACAAGGAAGCGGGGCTTAATTTCACGCCTATTTTCCTGATTAACGGTTACCAGTTCCCGGAGAAATATGACCGCGAGGACATCTACTATTTTATCAGTGAATTAATCGAAGACGAAGACTTATAA
- a CDS encoding DUF3810 domain-containing protein gives MRIKTIYKKKRFWAGILLAQFLLFFMFSRSEAMITFFSRFFELQKRIHQLIFSWIPFSAGDIFYIILGIALVYLFTGCLVKKKRRKSLFSLLILINLLYFVYQVFWGMLYFQTPIIKKLASQREPDYGKAKRLALHYLDQCKRTRQEVHEDKNGIFIVTDLKAVQKEILKQQENLPVYISGKYAPQINSFKPSLFKNVMSFTGILGYYNPFTAEAQYNSQLPSTFIPFTSAHESSHQLGFAREQEANFIGYLIGTRTDNKELRYSTEYFTLKSLLNFVVQEDPEFVKYVIRNYSPAMKRDRMYEKMFVRKHQGLLDDFFGFTNNLFLKSNQQDGSVTYSYFIDLLLNYEK, from the coding sequence ATTAGAATAAAAACAATATATAAGAAAAAAAGGTTTTGGGCAGGTATATTACTTGCCCAATTTCTTTTGTTTTTCATGTTCTCCAGGTCTGAAGCAATGATCACTTTCTTCAGCCGGTTTTTTGAGCTGCAAAAGAGGATCCATCAGTTAATTTTTTCATGGATCCCATTTTCCGCTGGAGATATCTTCTATATTATACTGGGGATTGCCCTCGTTTACCTTTTTACGGGCTGCCTGGTAAAAAAGAAACGCCGGAAATCCTTGTTTAGCCTTCTGATCCTGATCAACCTGCTGTATTTTGTATATCAGGTCTTCTGGGGAATGCTGTATTTCCAGACTCCGATTATTAAAAAACTGGCCAGCCAGCGGGAACCTGATTACGGCAAAGCCAAAAGGCTGGCCTTACATTATCTGGATCAATGCAAACGGACCAGACAGGAAGTTCATGAAGATAAGAATGGTATTTTTATCGTCACGGACCTTAAAGCAGTTCAAAAGGAAATTCTCAAGCAACAGGAAAATCTTCCTGTTTATATTTCAGGAAAATATGCGCCGCAGATCAATTCTTTTAAACCCAGCCTGTTTAAAAATGTCATGAGCTTTACAGGCATTCTCGGATACTACAATCCGTTTACTGCCGAAGCACAATACAATTCTCAGCTGCCTTCCACATTTATTCCTTTTACTTCTGCTCATGAAAGCTCCCATCAGCTTGGCTTTGCCAGGGAACAGGAAGCCAATTTCATCGGGTACCTGATAGGAACCCGTACCGATAATAAAGAGCTTCGCTACAGTACGGAATACTTTACGCTTAAAAGCCTTCTCAATTTTGTGGTACAGGAAGATCCGGAGTTTGTCAAATATGTGATCCGGAATTATTCTCCGGCCATGAAACGGGACAGGATGTATGAGAAAATGTTTGTCAGAAAACATCAGGGCCTGCTGGATGACTTCTTCGGCTTTACCAATAACCTCTTCCTTAAAAGCAATCAGCAGGACGGTTCCGTCACTTATTCTTATTTCATCGACCTTCTCCTAAACTATGAAAAATAA